A section of the Alkalihalobacillus sp. LMS39 genome encodes:
- a CDS encoding D-alanyl-D-alanine carboxypeptidase family protein, with amino-acid sequence MMISTMFFQQPLQVNAAFDVEAEAAILVDANSGKILYQKNADANLHIASMTKMMSEYLILEAIAENRLTWDQTVPISNFVRQLSLYTDLSNVPLRQDETYTVKELYESVAIYSANASTIAIAELMYGSEAGFVQAMNDKAEELGLEEYMFVNSTGLNNSDLLGQHPDGTAVDEENRMSAKATAKLAYHLITDYPEVLDTASIPTKIFKEGTDDAIHMMNWNWMLPTIETQHDYEGIDGLKTGFTLNAGNCFTATAERNGVRLISVVMGTASRADRFNETEKLLNYGFNQFETIELVPAGYQGEDTVLPVVSGKEKEVAVASEEALSMLIKTGEEHLYTPVITFSDEDLVAPLEQGDVVGTLTVQYEGEGSIEYLVPNQKDQVNMVTTEAVERAGWFSRTLGSIGGFFSNIWTSVSETVKGWF; translated from the coding sequence ATGATGATATCGACAATGTTTTTTCAGCAGCCACTACAGGTGAATGCAGCATTTGATGTTGAGGCTGAAGCGGCTATTTTAGTAGATGCAAACTCAGGTAAGATTTTGTATCAAAAAAATGCAGATGCAAATTTACACATTGCAAGTATGACAAAAATGATGAGTGAGTATTTAATACTCGAAGCTATTGCGGAAAACCGTTTAACATGGGATCAAACGGTACCAATTAGTAATTTTGTAAGACAATTATCTTTATATACAGACCTTTCCAATGTCCCACTTCGTCAAGATGAAACGTATACGGTAAAGGAATTGTATGAATCAGTTGCCATTTATTCAGCGAATGCTTCTACAATAGCGATTGCAGAATTAATGTATGGTTCAGAAGCTGGATTTGTCCAAGCTATGAACGATAAAGCTGAAGAACTCGGATTAGAAGAATATATGTTTGTCAATTCTACAGGATTAAACAATAGTGATTTGCTAGGGCAGCATCCAGATGGAACAGCAGTGGATGAAGAAAATCGAATGTCTGCTAAAGCAACAGCTAAATTAGCGTATCATTTAATTACCGATTATCCTGAAGTATTGGACACGGCTAGTATTCCAACAAAAATATTCAAAGAAGGAACAGATGATGCCATTCATATGATGAACTGGAATTGGATGTTACCAACGATTGAAACACAACATGACTATGAAGGAATTGACGGCTTAAAAACAGGATTTACATTAAATGCAGGCAACTGTTTCACAGCCACAGCAGAAAGAAACGGGGTTCGACTTATTTCTGTCGTGATGGGCACCGCTTCTCGCGCGGACCGTTTCAATGAAACTGAGAAGCTATTAAATTATGGCTTTAATCAATTTGAAACGATTGAACTTGTTCCTGCGGGTTATCAAGGAGAAGATACGGTATTACCTGTTGTAAGTGGAAAAGAAAAAGAAGTGGCAGTTGCTTCAGAAGAAGCATTGTCAATGTTAATTAAAACTGGAGAAGAACATTTATACACACCAGTCATTACATTTTCAGATGAAGACTTAGTTGCTCCACTAGAACAAGGGGATGTCGTTGGTACGTTAACTGTTCAATATGAAGGTGAAGGCAGTATTGAATATTTAGTACCAAACCAAAAAGACCAAGTGAATATGGTTACTACTGAAGCAGTAGAACGTGCAGGATGGTTTTCACGCACATTGGGTTCTATTGGTGGATTCTTTTCAAACATTTGGACAAGTGTCTCAGAAACAGTAAAAGGTTGGTTCTAA
- the pdxT gene encoding pyridoxal 5'-phosphate synthase glutaminase subunit PdxT, giving the protein MVKIGVLALQGAVREHAKCLESPGTEVIIVKKVEQLDDIDGLVFPGGESTTMRKLIDKYGFFEPLKQFGEQGKPIFGTCAGLILMSKQIVGQPEGHLGFMDMTVQRNAFGRQRESFETNLIVTGVGDDVRSVFIRAPLIVEVDETVEILSKFNEEIVVAKQDHYLACSFHPELTDDHRFHQYFVEMVKQAKEKQ; this is encoded by the coding sequence ATGGTTAAAATTGGAGTACTAGCTTTACAAGGCGCAGTACGAGAACATGCAAAATGTTTAGAGTCACCTGGTACAGAAGTGATTATCGTAAAAAAAGTGGAACAACTAGATGACATTGATGGACTAGTCTTCCCTGGCGGAGAAAGTACAACAATGCGGAAATTAATTGATAAATATGGTTTTTTTGAGCCACTTAAACAATTTGGCGAGCAAGGAAAACCGATATTTGGTACTTGTGCGGGTTTGATTCTAATGTCTAAGCAGATTGTTGGCCAGCCAGAGGGGCATCTAGGCTTTATGGATATGACAGTGCAAAGAAATGCGTTTGGTCGTCAACGAGAAAGTTTTGAAACAAACTTAATCGTTACCGGTGTAGGTGACGATGTTCGTTCCGTTTTTATCCGTGCACCACTTATTGTAGAAGTCGATGAAACGGTTGAAATTCTTTCTAAGTTTAATGAGGAAATCGTAGTCGCAAAACAAGACCATTACTTAGCTTGTTCTTTCCATCCTGAATTAACAGATGACCATCGTTTTCATCAGTATTTTGTTGAGATGGTAAAACAAGCGAAAGAAAAACAATAA
- the pdxS gene encoding pyridoxal 5'-phosphate synthase lyase subunit PdxS: MVEVGTDRVKRGMAEMQKGGVIMDVINAEQAKIAEEAGAVAVMALERVPADIRAAGGVARMADPTIVEEVMKAVSIPVMAKCRIGHIVEARVLESLGVDYIDESEVLTPADEVYHLDKSAYTVPFVCGARDIGEAARRIGEGASMLRTKGEPGTGNIVEAVRHMRMIQAQIRKVISMSKDELMTEAKNTGAPYEILLQIKEAGKLPVVNFAAGGVATPADAALMMQLGADGVFVGSGIFKSDNPEKFARAIVEATTHFEDYKLIAELSKDLGTAMKGIEISSLNPSERMQDRGW; this comes from the coding sequence ATGGTAGAAGTAGGAACAGACAGAGTAAAACGTGGTATGGCTGAAATGCAAAAAGGTGGCGTCATTATGGACGTTATTAATGCAGAACAAGCAAAGATCGCAGAAGAAGCAGGAGCAGTAGCGGTAATGGCCCTTGAACGAGTTCCAGCAGATATTCGTGCAGCTGGTGGAGTTGCTCGTATGGCAGATCCTACAATCGTTGAAGAAGTGATGAAGGCTGTGTCGATTCCTGTCATGGCTAAATGCCGTATAGGTCATATTGTAGAAGCTCGTGTACTTGAGTCTCTAGGTGTGGATTATATTGATGAAAGTGAAGTATTAACACCAGCAGACGAAGTGTACCATTTAGATAAGAGTGCATACACTGTACCATTTGTTTGTGGAGCTCGTGATATTGGGGAAGCTGCTCGTCGTATTGGTGAAGGTGCATCAATGTTACGTACGAAAGGTGAGCCAGGTACAGGAAACATCGTTGAAGCCGTTCGGCATATGCGTATGATTCAAGCTCAAATTCGTAAAGTGATTTCCATGTCAAAAGATGAGTTAATGACAGAAGCGAAAAACACAGGAGCACCATATGAAATCCTACTTCAAATTAAAGAAGCTGGAAAACTTCCAGTTGTTAACTTTGCTGCAGGTGGTGTAGCCACTCCAGCTGATGCGGCGTTAATGATGCAATTAGGTGCAGATGGTGTATTTGTAGGTTCAGGTATCTTCAAATCTGACAACCCTGAAAAATTCGCTCGTGCAATTGTGGAAGCAACTACGCATTTTGAAGACTATAAATTAATTGCTGAACTATCAAAAGATCTTGGTACAGCGATGAAAGGTATTGAAATTTCGTCACTTAACCCGTCTGAGCGTATGCAAGATCGTGGTTGGTAA
- the guaB gene encoding IMP dehydrogenase, protein MWENKFQKEGLTFDDVLLVPRRSDILPREVEVKTKLSNNVTLNIPIISAGMDTVTEAEMAIAIAREGGLGIIHKNMSIEDQAEQVDRVKRSESGVITNPFYLTAQHKVSDAEHLMGKFRISGVPIVDDNQKLVGILTNRDLRFIEDYNILIDEVMTKENLVTAPVGTTLQEAEKILQKHKIEKLPLVDNDGILKGLITIKDIEKVIQFPNSAKDSQGRLIVGGAVGVTADAITRVEALVKAGVDIIVIDTAHGHSKGVLEKVKEIRTAFPELDIIAGNVATAEATRDLIEAGANIVKVGIGPGSICTTRIIAGIGVPQITAVYDCATEAKKHGVPIIADGGIKFSGDIVKALAAGGHAVMLGSLLAGVSESPGERVIYQGRQFKVYRGMGSIGAMEKGSKDRYFQENNQKLVPEGIEGRIPYKGPLSDTIHQLVGGIRSGMGYCGTKSLDELRLDTQFVRITGAGLRESHPHDVQITKEAPNYSVHN, encoded by the coding sequence GTGTGGGAAAATAAATTTCAAAAAGAAGGGTTAACCTTCGATGATGTTCTCCTTGTGCCACGTCGCTCAGACATTTTGCCACGTGAAGTTGAGGTCAAAACAAAACTTTCGAACAATGTTACATTAAACATTCCAATTATTAGTGCAGGGATGGATACAGTGACAGAAGCAGAGATGGCGATTGCCATCGCACGTGAAGGCGGACTTGGGATTATTCACAAGAACATGTCTATTGAAGACCAGGCAGAGCAAGTAGATCGAGTCAAACGTTCTGAAAGTGGTGTCATTACTAACCCGTTTTATTTAACAGCACAACATAAAGTTTCTGATGCAGAACATTTAATGGGGAAATTTAGAATTTCAGGTGTCCCCATTGTAGATGACAATCAGAAACTAGTTGGGATATTAACAAATCGTGATTTACGTTTCATCGAAGATTATAATATCTTAATTGATGAAGTAATGACAAAAGAAAACTTAGTTACCGCACCTGTAGGGACGACTCTCCAAGAAGCAGAGAAAATTTTACAAAAACATAAAATAGAAAAATTACCTCTTGTCGATAATGACGGCATTTTAAAAGGGTTAATAACGATAAAAGATATTGAAAAAGTCATTCAGTTCCCTAACTCAGCAAAAGACAGTCAAGGTCGATTGATTGTAGGAGGAGCAGTAGGTGTTACTGCTGATGCTATTACAAGAGTTGAAGCATTAGTGAAAGCTGGTGTAGATATTATTGTCATTGATACAGCACATGGTCATTCCAAAGGTGTACTAGAGAAAGTGAAAGAAATTCGTACCGCTTTTCCAGAATTAGATATTATTGCTGGTAATGTTGCGACGGCTGAAGCGACTAGAGATTTAATTGAAGCCGGTGCAAACATTGTGAAAGTTGGAATTGGACCAGGCTCTATTTGTACAACTCGAATTATTGCAGGAATTGGTGTCCCACAAATTACAGCAGTATATGACTGTGCAACTGAAGCAAAAAAACATGGTGTGCCTATTATTGCTGATGGTGGCATTAAATTTTCTGGTGATATTGTAAAAGCTCTAGCTGCAGGTGGACATGCTGTTATGTTAGGAAGTTTACTTGCAGGTGTATCGGAAAGTCCGGGAGAAAGAGTTATTTATCAAGGAAGACAATTTAAAGTCTATCGTGGTATGGGTTCCATTGGGGCAATGGAAAAAGGAAGTAAAGACCGCTATTTTCAAGAAAATAATCAAAAACTTGTACCAGAAGGAATTGAAGGTAGAATTCCGTATAAAGGACCTTTATCTGATACCATTCACCAATTAGTCGGTGGAATTCGTTCTGGAATGGGGTATTGTGGTACAAAATCATTAGATGAGTTAAGATTGGATACTCAATTTGTACGAATTACAGGAGCAGGATTAAGAGAAAGTCATCCACATGATGTTCAAATTACAAAAGAAGCACCAAATTACTCAGTTCATAACTAA
- a CDS encoding YaaC family protein produces MTIWNHFSKFHSASFSQSYLQTGYESLQLADAEKLAFTNCYPFIYHLEHAKKYYEQANNAPIEIQPMLLFYGMVQLMKACILTTDPHYPENSQVLAHGVTTRKRKKTQYIFLQDEVKLQKNGLLSHFSSQLFHFEHVTGEKYKMNQLLKQLPELHPLFYHVTHKKIAYQVDLSNQYITIPNSLLDDFHLSSSSYIEFLANRGVKLNKSSLQESQDTFTFLLKESISPIYSNPFLYAKDGNLYLPRSREDYIGIPEILCHYLILYNLSMICRYEVEWWSELFRYYPETDFPFIEHFLTITKEKVPFLIQAYLNQKST; encoded by the coding sequence TTGACAATTTGGAATCACTTTTCTAAATTCCATTCAGCTTCTTTTTCTCAGTCATACTTACAAACTGGCTATGAATCATTACAATTAGCGGATGCTGAGAAACTTGCTTTTACGAATTGCTATCCTTTTATTTACCACTTAGAGCATGCAAAAAAATATTATGAGCAGGCAAATAATGCACCAATAGAAATACAACCTATGCTCCTTTTTTATGGAATGGTGCAGTTAATGAAAGCTTGTATTTTAACGACAGACCCTCACTATCCTGAAAATAGCCAAGTATTAGCGCATGGTGTGACTACAAGGAAGCGGAAAAAAACTCAATATATTTTTCTTCAAGATGAGGTAAAGCTTCAGAAAAATGGGTTACTCTCTCATTTTTCATCTCAACTTTTTCACTTTGAGCATGTGACAGGTGAAAAGTATAAGATGAATCAGCTTCTTAAGCAACTCCCAGAACTTCATCCTTTATTTTACCATGTCACACACAAAAAAATAGCTTACCAAGTAGATTTATCAAATCAATATATTACAATACCTAACTCATTGCTTGATGATTTCCATTTAAGTTCTTCTAGTTATATTGAATTTCTCGCAAATCGTGGGGTAAAACTGAATAAAAGTTCTTTACAAGAAAGCCAAGATACATTTACATTTTTATTAAAGGAATCTATTTCTCCAATTTATTCGAATCCTTTTCTATACGCAAAAGACGGAAACTTGTATTTGCCTCGTTCTCGTGAAGACTATATAGGGATTCCAGAAATATTATGTCATTATTTAATTCTATACAATTTAAGTATGATTTGCCGTTATGAAGTTGAGTGGTGGTCAGAATTATTTCGATATTATCCAGAAACTGATTTTCCCTTTATTGAACATTTTTTAACGATTACAAAAGAAAAAGTTCCTTTTTTAATACAAGCATATTTAAATCAAAAAAGCACATGA